From the genome of Psychrilyobacter atlanticus DSM 19335, one region includes:
- the pheT gene encoding phenylalanine--tRNA ligase subunit beta: MLISLEWLKEYVEINEDVKELENALTMIGQEVEAIEEQGQHLDNVVVGHVVEYGQHPDADKLSLLKVNVGEETPLQIICGAPNHKLGDKVIVAKIGAVLPGNFKIKKAKVRGVESCGMLCSEVELGMGTDGDGIVILSEDAPIGEDIRTHLGLDDIIFELEITPNRPDCLSHIGIAREVAAYYERKVKYPTSDIRTLTGPSGIVVDINDDKRCTRYSSRILKNVKVEESPEWLKRRLKAIGLRPINNIVDVTNYIMFEYNQPMHAFDHSKLEGSKITVREAEKGEKITTLDGEERELNNSELVIADEAKAVAIAGIMGGKDTEVDENTTDILLEVAYFTPENIRKTAKTLGLSSDSSYRFERGIDRDNTLVVLERASSLIQSLTDCEVVGEYVDVYTDPYTSREVSLDINRLNKFVGKEIELDTVGKILNSLNMQIKNRGENKISVTPPSYRNDITRSADLYEEIIRMYGFENIEDKMPVENIKAGVVDEEFQTTDTSKKHLRDMGLQEVINYSFIPRGILGKLKVEAETIDIKNPINEDMVTLRPTLMYGLLTNIRDNFNRNINDLKIFEVSRTFTKAETLADEVVKVGIALAGREERSLWDAKPEAYDFYDLKGYVETYLKDMGMTRYQLRRTENKSYHPGRAVDILVGRDYIGTFGEVHPDVAEAMSISRERVYLAELELAKIVKYGKTKVKYEKIVKYPAVNRDLAILMDRDKLVGDMLGDIKKSSNIIEGVNLFDIYEGEKVEADKKSVAINIVLRKTTGTLEESEVTAAIDKILGLIKKKYQGEIRQ, encoded by the coding sequence ATGTTAATATCTTTAGAATGGTTAAAAGAATATGTAGAGATAAATGAAGATGTTAAAGAGCTTGAAAATGCCCTGACTATGATAGGTCAAGAGGTTGAGGCAATAGAAGAGCAAGGACAACATCTAGATAACGTAGTGGTAGGACATGTTGTAGAATATGGTCAACATCCTGATGCAGATAAATTATCACTATTAAAGGTAAATGTAGGGGAAGAGACACCTTTACAAATAATCTGTGGAGCTCCTAACCATAAATTAGGAGATAAGGTAATAGTAGCCAAAATAGGAGCTGTTTTACCTGGAAACTTTAAGATTAAAAAAGCTAAAGTAAGAGGAGTAGAATCTTGTGGAATGCTTTGTTCAGAAGTAGAATTAGGAATGGGTACAGATGGAGATGGAATTGTAATTTTATCTGAAGATGCACCTATCGGTGAAGACATCAGAACACATTTAGGGTTAGATGACATAATTTTTGAATTAGAAATTACACCTAACAGACCTGACTGTTTATCTCATATTGGTATAGCAAGAGAAGTAGCAGCTTATTATGAGAGAAAGGTAAAATACCCTACATCTGATATCAGAACTTTAACTGGACCATCTGGAATTGTTGTGGATATCAACGACGATAAAAGATGTACTAGATACAGCTCTAGAATATTAAAAAATGTAAAGGTAGAAGAGTCACCAGAATGGTTAAAGAGAAGATTGAAAGCTATCGGACTTAGACCAATCAATAATATTGTGGATGTAACTAACTATATTATGTTTGAATATAACCAGCCTATGCACGCTTTTGACCACTCTAAATTAGAGGGTTCAAAGATAACTGTAAGAGAAGCTGAAAAAGGTGAAAAAATCACTACTTTAGATGGTGAAGAGAGAGAATTAAACAACTCTGAATTAGTTATTGCTGATGAGGCAAAGGCTGTCGCAATAGCTGGAATCATGGGTGGGAAAGATACAGAGGTAGATGAAAATACTACTGATATATTATTAGAAGTAGCATACTTTACTCCTGAAAATATAAGAAAAACAGCTAAAACATTAGGATTATCTTCTGATTCTTCATATAGATTTGAGAGAGGGATAGATAGAGATAATACTTTAGTTGTATTAGAAAGAGCATCATCTTTAATTCAGTCTCTAACTGATTGTGAAGTTGTAGGAGAATATGTAGATGTATATACAGATCCTTATACTTCTAGAGAAGTTTCTTTAGATATCAACAGATTAAATAAATTTGTAGGTAAGGAAATAGAATTAGATACAGTAGGAAAGATATTAAACAGCTTAAATATGCAGATAAAAAACAGGGGAGAAAACAAAATCTCTGTAACTCCTCCATCATATAGAAATGACATCACTAGATCAGCAGATCTATATGAAGAGATCATCAGAATGTATGGTTTTGAAAATATTGAAGATAAGATGCCGGTGGAAAATATTAAAGCTGGTGTAGTAGATGAGGAATTCCAAACTACTGATACTTCTAAAAAACACTTAAGAGACATGGGATTACAAGAAGTTATAAACTATAGCTTTATTCCTAGAGGAATTTTAGGGAAATTAAAGGTAGAAGCAGAAACTATAGATATCAAAAATCCTATAAATGAGGATATGGTAACACTTAGACCTACTTTAATGTACGGTTTACTTACTAATATCAGAGATAATTTCAATAGAAATATAAATGATTTGAAGATATTTGAAGTATCTAGAACATTTACTAAAGCAGAAACTTTAGCAGATGAAGTTGTAAAAGTAGGAATTGCTTTAGCTGGTAGAGAGGAAAGAAGTCTATGGGATGCAAAACCTGAAGCTTACGATTTTTATGACTTAAAAGGATATGTAGAAACTTATCTAAAAGATATGGGAATGACTAGATATCAGTTAAGAAGAACTGAAAACAAAAGTTACCATCCAGGTAGAGCGGTAGATATCTTAGTGGGAAGAGATTATATCGGTACTTTTGGAGAGGTTCACCCAGATGTAGCTGAAGCTATGTCTATCTCAAGAGAAAGAGTATATCTAGCAGAGTTAGAATTAGCTAAGATAGTAAAATATGGAAAAACTAAGGTGAAATACGAGAAGATAGTAAAATATCCGGCAGTAAATAGAGACTTAGCTATCTTGATGGATAGAGATAAATTAGTTGGAGATATGTTAGGAGATATTAAAAAATCTTCAAACATCATCGAAGGTGTTAACTTATTTGATATCTATGAAGGTGAAAAAGTAGAGGCAGATAAAAAATCAGTAGCTATTAATATAGTTCTTAGAAAAACAACAGGAACTTTGGAAGAAAGTGAAGTAACTGCAGCAATCGATAAGATCTTAGGA
- a CDS encoding metallophosphoesterase family protein, with protein sequence MKVLIISDSHSRLDNLMKIWEKEVPDVVISAGDYSKDVEELSYVYENSKYYIVRGNCDYMDHNTEDTLEFELSGKKVFLTHGHLYGVKTSYDYLRMEAKDRGNDLCIFGHTHVPYLEEEEMILFNPGAVKDGLYGILNINNDEINIEHRKL encoded by the coding sequence ATGAAAGTATTGATAATATCGGATAGTCATTCAAGGTTGGATAATTTGATGAAAATATGGGAGAAGGAAGTTCCAGATGTTGTTATCTCAGCTGGAGATTACAGTAAAGATGTGGAGGAATTATCATATGTATATGAAAATTCTAAATATTATATAGTCAGAGGAAACTGTGATTATATGGATCATAATACGGAAGATACTTTAGAGTTTGAACTATCAGGAAAAAAGGTATTTTTGACCCACGGTCATCTATATGGAGTTAAAACAAGTTATGATTATTTGAGGATGGAAGCAAAAGACAGAGGTAACGACTTATGTATCTTTGGTCATACACATGTCCCTTATTTAGAGGAAGAAGAGATGATTTTATTTAACCCTGGAGCCGTGAAAGATGGGCTTTATGGGATACTGAATATAAATAATGATGAAATCAATATAGAGCATAGAAAGTTATAA
- the pheS gene encoding phenylalanine--tRNA ligase subunit alpha produces the protein MKGIINALKDEVAISLTSITSVKELEDLKVEILGKKGKLTDIMKGMRNLSKEERPVIGQLANEVRDFITNEIETKMTELKDAEKNERMNNETIDVSLPGRETGTGRLHPITETMDFLKNIFIEMGFDVAAGPELETTFNNFDALNIPETHPSRDLQDTFYIDDNTVLRTHTSPVQIRYMQNKTAPFRMVCPGKVYRSDYDVSHTPMFHQMEGLMVGENISFANLKAILTEFVNKVFGETNVRFRPHFFPFTEPSAEMDVECVICKGKGCRLCKNTGWLEIMGCGMVDPEVLKSVNYDADEISGFAFGMGIERVAMLRHGIDDLRAFYDNDMRFLKQFNF, from the coding sequence ATGAAAGGGATAATAAACGCTCTAAAGGATGAAGTAGCTATTAGCTTAACTTCAATAACTAGTGTAAAAGAACTAGAAGATCTAAAGGTAGAGATTTTGGGGAAAAAAGGTAAATTAACAGATATCATGAAAGGTATGAGAAATTTATCGAAGGAAGAAAGACCTGTTATTGGTCAATTAGCTAACGAAGTTAGGGATTTTATTACTAATGAAATTGAAACTAAGATGACTGAGCTAAAGGACGCAGAAAAAAATGAGAGAATGAATAACGAAACTATAGATGTTAGTTTACCAGGAAGAGAAACAGGAACTGGAAGATTACACCCTATAACAGAAACTATGGATTTCTTAAAGAATATATTTATAGAGATGGGATTCGATGTAGCAGCAGGACCGGAATTAGAAACTACATTTAATAACTTTGATGCATTAAATATACCAGAAACTCATCCATCGAGAGATCTACAGGATACTTTCTATATTGATGATAATACAGTATTAAGAACACATACATCACCTGTACAAATTAGATATATGCAAAATAAAACGGCACCATTTAGAATGGTATGTCCAGGAAAGGTATATAGATCTGACTACGATGTATCTCATACACCAATGTTCCACCAAATGGAAGGATTGATGGTAGGAGAAAATATATCATTCGCTAACTTAAAAGCAATCTTAACTGAATTTGTAAATAAGGTATTTGGAGAAACTAATGTAAGGTTTAGACCTCATTTTTTCCCGTTCACAGAACCTTCAGCAGAGATGGACGTAGAATGTGTAATCTGTAAAGGAAAAGGTTGTAGACTTTGTAAAAATACAGGTTGGTTAGAAATAATGGGTTGCGGAATGGTAGATCCTGAAGTATTAAAAAGTGTAAATTATGATGCAGATGAAATAAGTGGATTTGCATTTGGAATGGGAATAGAAAGAGTTGCTATGTTGAGACATGGTATAGATGACTTAAGAGCATTTTATGACAATGATATGAGATTCTTAAAGCAATTCAACTTTTAA